In the genome of Deinococcus deserti VCD115, one region contains:
- a CDS encoding roadblock/LC7 domain-containing protein, protein MIEPSLALYGDAYERVDQLIQDLLVTTGVRYGLLVDRKGFVLSHKEALWAPRPPALDSVATLVASNAAATAALANMLGERTFSEQIHQGENGTLYVESVGDSALLTLIFDGSVPLGKVKVYAKKTISQLAAILEELKDVPPVQFTDDFSKGASALLDDLLG, encoded by the coding sequence ATGATTGAACCTTCACTTGCACTGTACGGTGACGCCTATGAACGTGTAGATCAGCTGATTCAGGACCTGCTGGTGACCACTGGCGTCCGTTACGGTCTGCTGGTAGACCGCAAGGGCTTCGTGCTCTCCCATAAAGAAGCGCTCTGGGCGCCCCGTCCTCCGGCCCTCGACAGCGTCGCCACACTGGTGGCCAGCAACGCCGCTGCCACCGCTGCTCTGGCCAACATGCTGGGCGAGCGTACGTTCAGCGAGCAGATCCACCAGGGCGAGAACGGCACCCTGTATGTAGAGTCGGTCGGTGACTCGGCCCTGCTGACACTGATCTTCGACGGCAGCGTGCCGCTGGGCAAAGTGAAGGTCTACGCCAAGAAAACCATCTCGCAACTCGCCGCCATTCTCGAGGAGCTCAAGGATGTGCCGCCAGTGCAGTTCACGGACGACTTCAGCAAAG